The Deinococcota bacterium genomic interval GGCAGCTAACGTGCCTCAGCCGCCTCGTGCTAGGCTGAGCCAGGTTCACCCTATGGCGGTTCATTCTTCCAAAACCCCAGCGCTGGCGCGTCCAGGGCGCGTCAACCGCATGAAGCTGCAAGAACAGCTCACGGGCTACCTCTTTATCCTGCCGGCCACGCTCCTGATCGCCATTTTTGGGCTCTTCCCGATTCTCTACGCGGCCTATATGAGCACCCACCGCTGGCGCGTGCGCCAGGGGCCGTTCGTGGGTCTGGAAAACTTCACGCGCACCCTCGGCGACTGGTCCGGGGCCGGCCTCCTGGCCGGCGGCCTGGCCCTCTTGCTGGTCGCCTACTGGCTAGGCGCAGAGCGCTTCAAGGCCCCGCCGCTTGCAGGCGCCGGCGAGAGACTGCTCAGGACGCTTCCCGCCCTGCTGCTGAGCGCCGGCGCCCTGTTCGCCGTCGGCAGCGGCTGGGAACGCATGACCGTGAGCGGCGACGCGCGCTTTTTGGGCTCGCTCGTCGTCACCCTCTACTACGCCGTCGGCGCCATCCCGGTCCAGATCGCGCTCGGGCTGGTCATCGCCGCAGTGCTCTTTCAGGGCCTGAAGGGGCAGGAGTTCTTTCGCATGATGTTCTTCGTGCCCTACGTGGTTCCGGTCGCGGCGGCGGCGGTCGTCTTCGGGCGGCTCTTCAGCCCGCGCGAGACGGGCTTCATGAACACGGTCTTCACCACGCTGGGGCTCGAGCCGCAGCGCTGGCTCCAGGACCCGCGCCCCTCCTTGCAGGTCTTCTTCGGGCTCGAGCTAGGAGGCGTCTGGGCCGGGCCGAGCGTCGGCCTGGTGGTCATCATCCTCTTCGGCATCTGGAACTACACCGGCTTCACCATCATTCTCTTTCTGGCCGGGCTAGGCGGCATCAACAAGGAGCTCTACGAGGCCGCCGAAATAGACGGCGCGAACCGGGTGCAGAGCTTCTGGAGCATCACCGTGCCGCTGTTGTCGCCCATCACCTTCTACCTGTCGCTGATCGGCTTTATC includes:
- a CDS encoding sugar ABC transporter permease; the encoded protein is MAVHSSKTPALARPGRVNRMKLQEQLTGYLFILPATLLIAIFGLFPILYAAYMSTHRWRVRQGPFVGLENFTRTLGDWSGAGLLAGGLALLLVAYWLGAERFKAPPLAGAGERLLRTLPALLLSAGALFAVGSGWERMTVSGDARFLGSLVVTLYYAVGAIPVQIALGLVIAAVLFQGLKGQEFFRMMFFVPYVVPVAAAAVVFGRLFSPRETGFMNTVFTTLGLEPQRWLQDPRPSLQVFFGLELGGVWAGPSVGLVVIILFGIWNYTGFTIILFLAGLGGINKELYEAAEIDGANRVQSFWSITVPLLSPITFYLSLIGFIGALQVFTTVYVMRTPQLLGSADTAGVVIFDTFFSRNQYGLATAQAFILFTVILFVTFVQYRILGRRVFSG